The Thalassotalea sediminis genome includes the window GCCAATACCCGCCGAATCTGCAGCAAGTGTCATTCGTTGGTTATAGCGTTTTATCTCTTCAGCAGCTCCTATGCGCTCTGTGATATCTTGAATAGAGCCAAAAACCTTAGTACAAGTACCATTTTCTAATTCAGCAGTTCCTCTAGCGGCAACCCATATTTCATTACCCATAGCCGTAACAAGCTGACATTCAACACTAAATGATCCGCCTTCAGATATCGCTTGTTGCATCGCTTTTTCAATACTATTTCGGCTCTCCCCTACTTTATAAAATTGCAACGCAGCTTTTAAACTGGGGCGATAATTGTCATCTACTTCATGAATTGCTTTTGTCATCGATGACCAATGCAAAGTGTTGTTCAATAAGTCTACTTCCCAGGCACCAATTTTTGCTTGCTGTGCCATTTGTTCCATCGTACTTTGCTGAACAAGCATACGCTTTTGTTGTCTTTGTCTTGTATACTCTGCGCCAAGCCAATTACCGATTAACTGAATGAGCTCTAATTCGCGCGTACTAAACGGTTTTGCCGAAGCATCTGGACTTGAAAAATTTAAAGTACCAAAACGCTTACCTTCCACATAAATAGGAACACCAATATAACTTTCCAATGAAAAGTTTTCATAGCAAGGGTGATGACGAATTTCACTTGTACCCACGTGGTGGAAAGCTTTCGGGGTATTGGCTAAATAAGTATGCCAACAGTAAGTATCTGCAAAGGTAAATTTTGTGCCAGGAATTAATTCATCACCTGGCGAGGTGCAATGAAGAACCGTGTACTGTTCATCTTCAATTTCACTGACGATACCAATAGGTAAGTTAAATAATCGCGTTCCTAAGGTTAGTAATTCGTCGATTTTTTCTCTAAAAGATAATTCGGTATTAGCGGTGATTCTGTGTAGCTCGCTCAAGGCTAATTCAGTTTGTTTTTGCTCTGCAATATCATTTTGAATAACAATAAAATCAATAATTTGCTCTTGTGCATCTTTAAGCGCAACTATCGTTGTATCAAACCATAAGGTTCGTCCTTTGCTGTCTAGGTTGATCGACTCATCATGCCAATAGTTATCTCGCCTACAGGTGTTAAAGATGTCTGAAAACTCTTGTTCAGTGTAACTCTTGTCACAAATAGTACGTACATCTAATCCGCTGGCTTCACGTGCATCATAACCATAAACGTTGATGAAATTATTATTCACATAAGTCAATTTTCCCGTTAAATCAACGCGGTAAACCACCGCATGCTGGTCAATAGCAAATTGAAATTCAGCACTTTCATTTTTTGCCCGCAACAACGCGATATAATTGCGTTGAATAATCGCTTGAATAGGCTTAAACAATATAAAATAGGCAATGATCAAAACAATAATAGAGATGAACCAAGTAATTGTTTCAAAGGTTGTGGCAGTATTCACGCGTTGTTGCGCTTGTTGCTCTACTATGGATACCGCATGATCTAAATCACTAAGTAGCTCTTCAACAGCTAACGGTGCAAAATTTAACTTGATAAACCTTTCAATTTCTTCACTATTTTTGATGTTAGCAACAAGTTCAGCATGCTCTGTAAATTGAGCAATGCGTTTATTTAAATCAATCGGTGGTTCGAAATACATAGCTCGCAATTGCGAGGAAAATAAAGCTTCGTTTGCTAACATTGTATTGGTCAAGTACTGCTGATTATCAGTAATTTTTTCAGAAGCTAAACGCAGAGACTCAAGAATGAAGCTGGGATCTTGTTGCTTTTCAATAGCATTGATGTATTGGTGAACTCGCAGGGTTATCTTTTGCGAAAGCATACGTTGCATGCCAGCAATATTTATGACGCGCGCATCATATTGTTGCTGTTCAATCATTTTACTTATAACAATATAGGAGGAAGTTGCTAACAATGCCAAAACGCATAATGCAATAATATTACGTCGACTTACTTTTCGTATTAACGACAATTCATCCACGACCACGTCCTAATGTTATTCGTTAAGGGTGAGTTTATATATACCTTTACCATCTAAACCTAGATAGATTGTACCGTCAATACCTTCAAGTAAACTTCTTACGCGTCCTAAATTCGATAAAAGTTTGTATTGTTTAACCTTAGCACTGGTTAAAACATCGACAACAACAATGTAACCAAATTTCAATGATCCCAGTAGTAATTGCCCTTTCAGTCTAGGATACTTATCATTAGAAACAAAAATTAGATCTGAAGGTGCAATCGACGGCTTCCAATATAAAGTTGGCTGCACCATCCCTTTTTTTTCGGTTAATTGCGTAAAAATAGAACCATTGTAATTCACGCCGAAACTAACGATTGGCCAACCATAGTTTTGACCTTTTTGGATCAGGTTTAATTCATCTCCACCACGTGGTCCATGTTCATGTGACCAAAGTTGCTTTGTTGCTTGATGAAAATACAAGCCTTGTGGGTTTCTGTGTCCTAATGAATAAACAGCTGTTTTTGCGTTATCGACATGAACAAAAGGGTTGTCTTTAGGGATACGACCATCTAAATGTAGTCGATATATTTTGCCACCATCAAGGGCAATATTTTGAGGGTTTATATCTCTAGCACCACGGTCACCTATTGAAAAGTACACGTATCCTTGATCATCAAAGGCTATTCTACTGCCGTAGTGTTGACCGCGTACAGAATTTTTCTCGCCTTTATACAAGACTTCAAGTTCTTCCAATGCTTTTGCATTCAAATTTAGCTTAGCTCTTGCTAACGCGGTATGGCTACCCTGCCTTTTTCCTTCGGGGCTTGCATAAGTCAAATACAGCCATGGTTGTTGGTCAAACGTTGGTGATAAAGCGATATCGAGCAATCCACCTTGCCCGTTGGCATCAATAACAGGCAAACCAGAAATTTCGCTTTTTTTACCTGTTTCTACATCCACCAAATATAATAAACCTGCCCTTTCGGTAACGAGCAACTGCCCCGATGGCAACTGCACCATTGACCAAGGTACGTTGATACCAGAAGCCACAGGTGACGTTGAAAATTTACCTGCATACTTGTCAACATCAAGTGGGTGTGAGTCAAACGCGCTGGCCTGGCCTACTATCAATAACGAGAATAATAAACTGGTTAGCAATGCTAATTTACCTGACATTAGCTTGTTACCTTAGTTGACGTAGTTTCTGCATTTTTATTAAATACATGCCTAATATCTTCTTTAATCAAGTATAACGCTGGTATTAAAAATAGCGTTATTACTGTGGCAAATACAATACCAAAACCTAGTGAGATCGCCATAGGAATAATGAATTGCGCTTGAAGGCTGGTTTCAAAATACAACGGGAATATCCCAAAAAATGTTGTAAGTGATGTCAATAATATCGCTCTAAATCGTTGCGTGCCTGCTTGGCAAACGACATCGATCATCTTCATTCCTGATGCTTTCGCTTTATTGATAAAATCAACCATAATCAAACTATCATTAACCACTACGCCCGTTAAAGCGATAAGGCCATACAGTGACATCATGTTAATGCTTTTACCCAAAATCCAATGCCCAATAATCGCACCAATAATGCCAAAAGGAATAACTGACATTATCACAATTGGCTGAGTATATGATTTTGTCGGAATGGCAATAAGCACATAGATTAGAAACAATGCACCAATGGCAGCAAAACCAAGTTGTCTAAGAAAATCCTGTTGCTCTTTGCTCGCTCCCTCCACGCCGTATTGCACACTTGGATAATGAGATAATATGTCGGGAATAAACTTACCGTTCATTTCGGCGATAACTTTTCTAGATTCAACTTTTTCTGGGTCTATATCTGCTGATACAGTTATTGAACGTTTTTGGTTAATTCTTGTGATTGAAGAAAAGCCTCTTCCCATTGCAACATCAGCAACTTGGAAAAACGGAACAAGCTCACCACTTGGCGTTCTGATCCACATATTTTCAAGATCACTAATAGATAACCGATCTTCTTTCGGGTATCGTACCATCACCTTGAGTTCATCTCGCCCACGCTGAATTCGTTGGGCTTCATCACCATAAAAGGCCTGACGAACTTGTCTAGCAAGATCTGATAATGTAATGCCCAACACTTGTGCTTCAGGTTTAATGCTCAGTTGTATTTCTTGGCTACCACGACTAAATGAATTGCGGATATCAAATACACCATCATAGCCAGACAACTTATCTTGAATTTCAAGCGCAGCAGCTTCGAGTTGTGCATCGTTTTTACCTGTCAATTGAAATTCAATCGCCGCACCACCACCAACATTTGTACCGGCAAAAAACCTTAGTTCCTTAGTTCCTGCAATTTCGCCAATTTCTTCACGCCACATGCGTTCAACTTCATAAGCATCCAAGTTTCTCTTTTCGGCCTTTACTAACTCCAATACAAACGTCGCTTGAGTATTTCCTTGGGTAAACACCATGGTATGTTTAAGAAAACTAACACCGTCTACTTTGTGTTGCTCAGATAACGTTTCTATAGCGTTTACAATACGTTCAATGGCTTTATTACGCTCTGCCGCTGGAGTTCCATCTACCATGGTGATATTGCCTTGAATAAAATCACTCGGAATATTTGGAAAGACTTCGAGCTTCACCCATGACCCTACGATCAACGACACCGAAACCAGTAACAAAGCAACGAACGACGCCATGGTGTTATAGCGATATTGTAATGCTTTACGTAATCTTGGTTGATAAATATGGTGAATAAAATGTTCTAACTTTTCTTTAAAGCGTATTTGAAAGCGTTCAAATCTATTCGCTGTTTTTTCATCAAGAGGAGTGTATTTCATATGTGCCAAATGTGACGGCAGTATCCACTTTGACTCTATTAATGAAAAAATTAAACAAAAGGTAACAACTAATGCGATAGCTCTAAAGAAAGCGGCAAATGTCGCATCAATCATTAATAAAGGTGCAAAGGCTGCAATGGTTGTAAGCACACCAAATGTTGCCGGCATAGCGACCCGTAATGTGCCGCGAATAACATTATCCGTTGAATGTCCATATCGTTGTATTTCTGAATAGGCACTTTCGCCAATTACGATAGCGTCATCAACAACAATACCAAGTACCATAATAAATGCGAAGAGACTCAGCATGTTAATTGAGACCGACCAATCTCCCATTAAAGGCATTAATAAAAAGGCCCCTAAAAAGCTAATGGGAATACCTAGCATTACCCAAAATGCAATTTTTATGCGTAAAAATAGGGTTAATACACAAAAAACGAGCAAGGCCCCTAACATGAGATTGGATATCATCATATCAAGTCGCTCTGACAGGTAATAAGACGTATCTCCCCAAACCGTTAGATGTGCTCCTTGCGGTAATTGTTTATTTTTCTCAACAACATAGCTTTTAACTTCTGCCGCTATTGCTAAGTCGTTTTGATCGCCAGTAGATTGCACCATAATACTAGTGGTGTTTTCACCGTCGAAGGTAGCAAAATCTTCAATTTCTACAAAACCATCAACAATATTCGCAACATCAGAGACTTTAACGCGCGTTCCATCGGTATTTGTTTTCAATACAATTTCTGCGAACTCTTTACCTGTGTACGCTTGACCTTTAGTGCGTAATAAGATGTCGCCACCTTCAGAGCGAATTCGTCCACCGGGTAAATCAATTGAAGCTTTTCTAATCGCTTGTGTCACTTGATCAAACGTTAAATCATATTGTTGTAACTGTAATTCAGACAATTCAATACTAATTTCAT containing:
- a CDS encoding response regulator; translation: MDELSLIRKVSRRNIIALCVLALLATSSYIVISKMIEQQQYDARVINIAGMQRMLSQKITLRVHQYINAIEKQQDPSFILESLRLASEKITDNQQYLTNTMLANEALFSSQLRAMYFEPPIDLNKRIAQFTEHAELVANIKNSEEIERFIKLNFAPLAVEELLSDLDHAVSIVEQQAQQRVNTATTFETITWFISIIVLIIAYFILFKPIQAIIQRNYIALLRAKNESAEFQFAIDQHAVVYRVDLTGKLTYVNNNFINVYGYDAREASGLDVRTICDKSYTEQEFSDIFNTCRRDNYWHDESINLDSKGRTLWFDTTIVALKDAQEQIIDFIVIQNDIAEQKQTELALSELHRITANTELSFREKIDELLTLGTRLFNLPIGIVSEIEDEQYTVLHCTSPGDELIPGTKFTFADTYCWHTYLANTPKAFHHVGTSEIRHHPCYENFSLESYIGVPIYVEGKRFGTLNFSSPDASAKPFSTRELELIQLIGNWLGAEYTRQRQQKRMLVQQSTMEQMAQQAKIGAWEVDLLNNTLHWSSMTKAIHEVDDNYRPSLKAALQFYKVGESRNSIEKAMQQAISEGGSFSVECQLVTAMGNEIWVAARGTAELENGTCTKVFGSIQDITERIGAAEEIKRYNQRMTLAADSAGIGVWEYNITSEELKWDDWMYKLYDVKRSEFSGNVSSWRERVHPDDLEQANNALAYALENGNRFDVQFRIVLKNKEIRHIKAAAIAVYDDSGAPSSLIGVNYDITERVKNENALKQAKLQAEQGAKAKSEFLASMSHEIRTPMNGIIGMLDLLQDTPLADDQYQRLSIAQESAHSLLTLINDILDFSKIDAGKLELEHIEFNIIDTVSSFVQSMSLQAQQKGLELILDATGVEQCLVMGDPNRIRQILINLVANAIKFTDDGEVILTVTLNDVSVHHWQVFLSVKDSGIGIPKARQGRLFDVFEQLDASTTRQYGGTGLGLAIVKRLCEQMNGNIRVVSEQGEGSEFICELQLSKAKEIKPVKPELEQPLFVLVVDNNRSNGEMICRQFAKWSIEAEFVNNAEQAMLKCNQRIAADKALFDIMLIDIEIPQIDEHHLVELIDADSRFDQIKLVVMTPINMPSSVISLMALNLHKQVTRPITPKTLLSIISSEETVTDGGFESELLQLSDEGTIEEVANKSPILLVEDNRINQAVAKGVLTKLGYKSEVAKHGIEALEMLNNQEIKFGLILMDCQMPEMDGYQTTEAIRSGEAGVDYQKIPIVAMTANAMVGDREKCLAAGMDDYIAKPINQEKVQLVLNRFLT
- a CDS encoding PQQ-dependent sugar dehydrogenase, giving the protein MSGKLALLTSLLFSLLIVGQASAFDSHPLDVDKYAGKFSTSPVASGINVPWSMVQLPSGQLLVTERAGLLYLVDVETGKKSEISGLPVIDANGQGGLLDIALSPTFDQQPWLYLTYASPEGKRQGSHTALARAKLNLNAKALEELEVLYKGEKNSVRGQHYGSRIAFDDQGYVYFSIGDRGARDINPQNIALDGGKIYRLHLDGRIPKDNPFVHVDNAKTAVYSLGHRNPQGLYFHQATKQLWSHEHGPRGGDELNLIQKGQNYGWPIVSFGVNYNGSIFTQLTEKKGMVQPTLYWKPSIAPSDLIFVSNDKYPRLKGQLLLGSLKFGYIVVVDVLTSAKVKQYKLLSNLGRVRSLLEGIDGTIYLGLDGKGIYKLTLNE
- a CDS encoding efflux RND transporter permease subunit, with protein sequence MSQEQKYHTGTIAWFARNGVAANLLMAFILIAGFFSYQSINKKMFPDFNPNSIQVMVPHLGASPEEVEEAVVLKIEESLEDIDGIKRITARAQEGIAIVTIELQSGVSMSEKLDEVQMQVDAITTLPEQTEKPIITKQEFKGQVMWLSVSGSMSRRARQNLAQDIREEIMLLPNVNNAQVVGSRDYEISIELSELQLQQYDLTFDQVTQAIRKASIDLPGGRIRSEGGDILLRTKGQAYTGKEFAEIVLKTNTDGTRVKVSDVANIVDGFVEIEDFATFDGENTTSIMVQSTGDQNDLAIAAEVKSYVVEKNKQLPQGAHLTVWGDTSYYLSERLDMMISNLMLGALLVFCVLTLFLRIKIAFWVMLGIPISFLGAFLLMPLMGDWSVSINMLSLFAFIMVLGIVVDDAIVIGESAYSEIQRYGHSTDNVIRGTLRVAMPATFGVLTTIAAFAPLLMIDATFAAFFRAIALVVTFCLIFSLIESKWILPSHLAHMKYTPLDEKTANRFERFQIRFKEKLEHFIHHIYQPRLRKALQYRYNTMASFVALLLVSVSLIVGSWVKLEVFPNIPSDFIQGNITMVDGTPAAERNKAIERIVNAIETLSEQHKVDGVSFLKHTMVFTQGNTQATFVLELVKAEKRNLDAYEVERMWREEIGEIAGTKELRFFAGTNVGGGAAIEFQLTGKNDAQLEAAALEIQDKLSGYDGVFDIRNSFSRGSQEIQLSIKPEAQVLGITLSDLARQVRQAFYGDEAQRIQRGRDELKVMVRYPKEDRLSISDLENMWIRTPSGELVPFFQVADVAMGRGFSSITRINQKRSITVSADIDPEKVESRKVIAEMNGKFIPDILSHYPSVQYGVEGASKEQQDFLRQLGFAAIGALFLIYVLIAIPTKSYTQPIVIMSVIPFGIIGAIIGHWILGKSINMMSLYGLIALTGVVVNDSLIMVDFINKAKASGMKMIDVVCQAGTQRFRAILLTSLTTFFGIFPLYFETSLQAQFIIPMAISLGFGIVFATVITLFLIPALYLIKEDIRHVFNKNAETTSTKVTS